One window from the genome of Amycolatopsis sp. NBC_01480 encodes:
- a CDS encoding TetR/AcrR family transcriptional regulator: MAESVWTRPRRGKEQPALTRAQIVTEAIRLLDADGLDTLSMRNLGTRLGAGATSLYRHVANKDELIELVVDEVYGELENPAAESWRGSLTAAAHSVRAMILRHPWMASVLGQVGLSYLGPNVMRLNESLLAALEDDGFTLVDADQAVSAVVAYVIGVSTAEAAWLTTLARSGRAEADWIAELRPAALAAAEPYPRMRALLERAYDTPDSTREDNFTYGLNRILDGLAHRP; this comes from the coding sequence ATGGCTGAATCCGTCTGGACCCGCCCGCGGCGAGGCAAGGAACAACCGGCGCTGACCAGGGCGCAGATCGTCACGGAGGCCATCCGCCTGCTGGATGCCGACGGGCTCGACACGCTGAGCATGCGCAATCTCGGCACCCGCCTCGGCGCCGGCGCGACCTCGCTGTACCGCCACGTGGCGAACAAGGACGAGCTCATCGAGCTGGTCGTCGACGAGGTGTACGGCGAGCTGGAGAACCCGGCCGCCGAAAGCTGGCGCGGCTCGCTGACGGCCGCTGCCCACAGCGTGCGGGCGATGATCCTGCGCCACCCCTGGATGGCGTCGGTGCTGGGCCAGGTCGGGCTGTCGTACCTGGGCCCGAATGTCATGCGGCTCAACGAAAGCCTGCTGGCCGCCCTGGAGGACGACGGCTTCACGCTGGTGGACGCGGACCAGGCTGTCAGCGCCGTGGTCGCGTACGTGATCGGCGTGAGCACCGCCGAAGCCGCGTGGCTGACCACGCTTGCCCGCAGCGGCCGGGCGGAGGCCGACTGGATCGCCGAGCTCCGCCCGGCCGCGCTGGCCGCCGCCGAGCCGTACCCGCGCATGCGCGCCCTGCTGGAGCGGGCGTATGACACTCCGGACAGCACCCGCGAGGACAACTTCACCTACGGCCTGAACCGCATCCTCGACGGTCTCGCACACCGGCCCTGA
- a CDS encoding MFS transporter, with the protein MTATLSEPGAAVQRNPRRWLILVVLCLSTLVLVIDNMALTVAVPKLTEDLGATAQDTQWILDSYLLVFAGLLLTSGSLADRFGRRRVMIIGLALFGCASLVATLASSPGELVAARVVMGVGGALIMPSTLSILITVFDEEERRKAMAAWSAVAMVGFVGGPVLGGVLIAWFWWGAVFLINVPIAVLAIVAAVVLMPESKGPWRKADPLGAVLSAVGMTALVWMIIELPHGSAGSTLGALAVAVLALGGFVVWELRTPSPMVPLGLFRARNFTGGSLSLTLVQVGNGGLLLVFTQFLQFVLGYSPTQAGLAFLPMAVSSLLFNTLGATLGQKFGNRVLTVFGLLIAAGGFGLLATASSSFLVVGLGLFVLGAGGGLAMPAAIAALMGTVPEEHAGVGSALNDTIQQLGAALGVAALGSVLSSRFRSAMPDATPLADAVRVPALADTARSAFTSAMSTTFLVSAVGVVVAAVVAAVVLKDKR; encoded by the coding sequence ATGACGGCGACGTTGAGCGAGCCGGGAGCCGCGGTCCAGCGGAATCCCCGCCGCTGGCTGATCCTGGTGGTGCTCTGCCTCAGCACGCTGGTGCTGGTGATCGACAACATGGCGCTGACGGTCGCGGTGCCGAAGCTGACCGAGGACCTCGGCGCCACCGCGCAGGACACGCAGTGGATCCTCGACTCCTACCTGCTGGTTTTCGCGGGGCTGCTGCTCACCTCCGGCAGCCTCGCCGACCGGTTCGGGCGGCGTCGGGTGATGATCATCGGGCTCGCGCTGTTCGGCTGCGCGTCGCTGGTGGCGACGCTCGCGTCCAGCCCCGGTGAACTGGTCGCCGCGCGGGTGGTGATGGGCGTCGGCGGCGCGCTGATCATGCCGAGCACGCTGTCGATCCTGATCACGGTGTTCGACGAGGAAGAGCGTCGCAAGGCGATGGCCGCTTGGAGCGCGGTCGCGATGGTGGGCTTCGTCGGCGGGCCGGTGCTGGGCGGGGTGCTGATCGCGTGGTTCTGGTGGGGCGCGGTCTTTCTGATCAACGTGCCGATCGCGGTGCTCGCCATCGTCGCGGCCGTGGTGCTGATGCCGGAGTCGAAAGGCCCGTGGCGCAAGGCCGATCCGCTGGGCGCGGTGCTCTCGGCCGTCGGGATGACGGCGCTGGTGTGGATGATCATCGAGCTGCCGCACGGTTCGGCCGGTTCGACGCTCGGCGCGCTCGCGGTGGCCGTGCTGGCGCTGGGCGGGTTCGTGGTGTGGGAGCTGCGGACGCCGTCGCCGATGGTGCCGCTCGGCCTGTTCCGGGCCCGCAACTTCACCGGCGGCTCCCTGTCGCTCACGCTGGTCCAGGTCGGAAACGGTGGCCTGCTGCTGGTGTTCACGCAGTTCCTGCAGTTCGTCCTCGGCTACTCGCCGACGCAGGCCGGCCTGGCGTTCCTGCCGATGGCCGTCTCTTCGCTGCTGTTCAACACCCTCGGCGCGACGCTGGGGCAGAAGTTCGGCAACCGGGTGCTGACGGTCTTCGGGCTGCTGATCGCGGCGGGCGGGTTCGGCTTGCTGGCGACGGCGTCGTCGAGCTTCCTGGTGGTGGGCCTCGGTTTGTTCGTGCTCGGCGCCGGCGGCGGCCTGGCGATGCCAGCCGCGATCGCCGCACTGATGGGGACGGTGCCGGAGGAGCACGCGGGCGTCGGGTCCGCGCTCAACGACACCATCCAGCAGCTGGGCGCCGCCCTCGGCGTCGCGGCGCTCGGCAGCGTCCTGTCGAGCCGGTTCCGTTCCGCCATGCCGGACGCCACCCCGCTGGCCGACGCGGTCCGGGTGCCGGCGCTGGCGGACACCGCACGCTCCGCGTTCACCTCGGCGATGTCGACGACGTTCCTGGTGAGCGCGGTCGGCGTGGTCGTCGCTGCGGTGGTCGCCGCAGTGGTACTGAAGGACAAGCGATGA
- a CDS encoding serine hydrolase domain-containing protein has product MNFSVTQWQKRLDDLRVAHHVPGASLAVLADGEIHELASGLLHRGTGVEATTDSVFQVGSVTKIHTATLVMRLVDTGELDLDARVVDVLPGFETADPAATGRITVRQLLSHTSGLTCDFTHDTGRGDDCLARYVEAAAGVALDCPPGTAISYSSVGYNVLGRIVEVLTGKTWDEAVRDLLCAPLGLTHTVTLPEDVLAFRASMGHLGEPGEWPDPAPSWNPLPRSSAPYGGQLCATAADLVRLARLHLDGGVAPDGTRLLSASTVAAMQQRETHTPDHWTVSSDGWGLGWTLYDWGGIGGFGHDGATIGHYAYLRVVPAAGVVVALLTNGGDARHLYESLVGELLSTLAGVELPPPFAPPTVPSTVDIGAIAGRYRREGVAITVEGRAGVPWLRYEFVDGMAGLAPAIEAELVPVSDTVFAARVAGPFSGDWMPVVFATLSTGTPCVYIGLRAAPRVSG; this is encoded by the coding sequence ATGAACTTCTCCGTTACGCAGTGGCAGAAGCGGCTCGACGACCTGCGCGTCGCGCACCACGTTCCCGGAGCCTCGTTGGCGGTGCTGGCCGACGGCGAGATCCACGAGCTGGCGAGCGGGCTGCTGCACCGTGGCACCGGCGTCGAGGCGACGACGGACTCGGTGTTCCAGGTCGGGTCCGTCACCAAGATCCACACGGCGACGCTGGTGATGCGGCTCGTCGACACCGGCGAGCTGGACCTCGACGCGCGGGTGGTCGACGTGCTGCCGGGCTTCGAGACCGCCGACCCCGCGGCCACCGGCCGGATCACCGTGCGGCAGCTGCTGTCCCACACGAGCGGCCTGACCTGCGACTTCACCCACGACACCGGCCGCGGTGACGACTGCCTGGCGCGTTACGTCGAAGCCGCCGCGGGCGTGGCCCTCGACTGTCCACCCGGGACGGCCATCTCCTACAGCAGCGTGGGCTACAACGTGCTCGGCCGGATCGTCGAGGTGCTCACCGGCAAGACCTGGGACGAAGCGGTGCGGGACCTGCTCTGCGCGCCGCTCGGCCTGACGCACACGGTCACGCTGCCGGAGGACGTGCTCGCCTTCCGTGCGTCGATGGGGCACCTGGGCGAGCCGGGCGAGTGGCCGGACCCGGCGCCGTCGTGGAACCCGCTGCCGCGCTCGTCCGCGCCCTACGGCGGACAGCTTTGCGCCACGGCCGCGGACCTCGTCCGCCTGGCGCGCCTGCACCTCGACGGTGGTGTGGCGCCGGACGGAACGCGGCTGCTCAGCGCATCCACCGTCGCGGCGATGCAGCAGCGTGAGACGCACACGCCGGACCATTGGACGGTCTCCTCCGACGGCTGGGGCCTGGGCTGGACGTTGTACGACTGGGGCGGAATCGGCGGTTTCGGTCACGACGGCGCGACGATCGGCCACTACGCCTACTTGCGCGTCGTGCCGGCGGCCGGTGTTGTGGTGGCGCTGCTGACAAACGGCGGCGACGCGCGCCACCTGTACGAGTCCCTGGTCGGCGAACTGCTGTCCACGCTGGCGGGCGTCGAGCTGCCGCCACCGTTCGCGCCGCCGACTGTTCCCTCCACTGTGGACATTGGTGCCATCGCGGGCCGGTACCGGCGAGAGGGCGTCGCGATCACGGTGGAGGGGCGAGCGGGGGTGCCGTGGCTGCGGTACGAGTTCGTTGACGGCATGGCCGGCCTGGCACCGGCGATCGAGGCCGAGCTGGTCCCGGTATCGGATACGGTCTTCGCGGCCCGCGTCGCCGGGCCCTTCAGCGGCGATTGGATGCCGGTGGTGTTCGCGACGCTGAGCACGGGGACTCCGTGTGTCTACATCGGACTGCGGGCCGCGCCGAGGGTCTCGGGGTGA
- the hypF gene encoding carbamoyltransferase HypF, translated as MDRRVRVAVRVGGVVQGVGFRPFAHGLARRLRLSGFVGNDAAGVFAEVQGPPADVDAFVLALREEAPPLAVVDYVRVTPMTLADDVQAPWSEAASGAWITPSEAASGARTTPPTAVPGDAEVPPRNAVTPHNPANHPAVGYPPATVGEPVFSIVASPAGGEVATLVSADSATCADCLAELRDPSDRRYRYPFINCTNCGPRFTIVRGVPYDRPFTTMAGFPMCADCRREYEDPGDRRFHAQPVCCPVCGPKLWFHEARHDARHEARQEPSRETARTTPLKSTVDALRAGAIVAIKGLGGYHLAVDAENETAVAALRGRKHREDKPFAVMVPDLAAARKTAELGEIGEQLLTSRRSPIVLLPRVANGPLATSVAPGNRRIGLLLPYTPLHHLLLGDLGGPIVLTSANVSDEPIVYRDEDALSRLKNIADAFLVHDRAIHTRTDDSVVRPVRGRVQLQRRSRGYAPEPVTLHRKFPRHVLGCGAELKNTFCLAKDDHAFVSHHIGDLENYETLKSYTEGIRHWRELFDVTPAVVAHDLHPEYLSTKYALELEGIEHVGVQHHHAHIASCLADNGEDGPVLGVAFDGTGYGTDGTIWGGEFLLADLAGFQRVGHLQTAPMPGGAAAVREPWRMAAAHLDAAGLTAEDLRTRHEEHWDDVVKMARSGLNSPLTSSAGRLFDAVAALLGVRDSVNYEGQAAVELEQLADPEERGTYPVGIDRNQVSTVDLIGAVAEDQKNHIPKQIIAARFHNSIADVVARLCEQLQVAETVALSGGVFQNALLLDRTTEFLHDKGFRVLTHSRVPANDGGISLGQVAVAAAREATSTTSPARRPG; from the coding sequence ATGGACCGGCGGGTGCGGGTCGCGGTGCGGGTGGGCGGGGTGGTGCAGGGGGTGGGGTTCCGGCCCTTCGCCCACGGCCTCGCCCGGCGCCTGCGACTGTCCGGCTTCGTCGGCAACGACGCGGCCGGCGTGTTCGCCGAGGTGCAGGGGCCACCGGCCGACGTCGACGCGTTTGTCCTCGCACTTCGTGAAGAGGCGCCACCGCTGGCGGTGGTCGACTACGTGCGGGTAACCCCGATGACGCTGGCCGACGACGTGCAGGCGCCTTGGAGCGAGGCGGCCAGCGGTGCGTGGATAACCCCGAGCGAGGCGGCCAGCGGTGCGCGGACGACTCCGCCGACAGCGGTGCCCGGCGATGCAGAGGTGCCTCCGCGCAACGCAGTGACACCACACAACCCCGCCAATCACCCAGCCGTCGGCTACCCACCCGCCACGGTCGGCGAGCCGGTTTTCAGCATCGTTGCGAGCCCAGCGGGCGGGGAAGTCGCGACGCTCGTCTCGGCGGACAGCGCGACCTGCGCCGACTGCCTTGCCGAACTACGTGACCCCAGCGACCGCCGGTACCGGTACCCGTTCATCAACTGCACGAACTGCGGGCCGCGCTTCACGATTGTGCGCGGGGTGCCGTATGACCGGCCGTTCACGACCATGGCCGGGTTTCCGATGTGCGCCGACTGCCGACGGGAGTACGAAGACCCTGGCGACCGGCGGTTCCACGCACAGCCGGTGTGCTGCCCCGTGTGCGGGCCGAAGCTGTGGTTCCATGAAGCACGCCATGACGCACGCCACGAAGCACGACAAGAACCAAGCCGGGAAACAGCCAGGACAACCCCACTTAAGTCCACTGTGGACGCGCTGCGGGCGGGCGCGATAGTAGCAATCAAGGGCCTAGGCGGATACCACCTTGCGGTAGACGCGGAAAACGAAACTGCCGTCGCCGCCCTGCGGGGGCGGAAGCACCGGGAAGACAAACCGTTTGCAGTCATGGTCCCCGATCTCGCGGCCGCCCGGAAGACTGCGGAGCTGGGCGAAATCGGCGAACAGCTGCTGACCAGCCGCCGTAGCCCGATCGTGTTACTGCCGCGCGTCGCGAATGGTCCCCTCGCGACGTCGGTCGCACCGGGGAACCGGCGGATCGGCCTCCTGCTGCCCTACACGCCGCTGCATCACCTCCTGCTCGGCGACCTCGGCGGCCCGATCGTGCTGACCAGCGCGAACGTCTCCGACGAGCCCATCGTCTACCGCGACGAGGACGCGCTCAGCCGCCTCAAGAACATCGCCGACGCCTTCCTCGTCCACGACCGCGCCATCCACACCCGCACCGACGACTCCGTGGTCCGGCCCGTCCGCGGGCGCGTGCAGCTGCAGCGACGGTCGCGCGGGTACGCGCCCGAACCCGTCACGCTCCACCGAAAATTCCCAAGGCACGTGCTGGGCTGCGGCGCCGAGCTGAAAAACACCTTCTGCCTGGCGAAAGACGACCACGCGTTCGTCTCGCATCACATCGGCGACCTCGAGAACTACGAGACGCTCAAGTCCTACACCGAGGGCATCCGGCATTGGCGGGAGCTGTTCGACGTCACCCCGGCCGTCGTCGCGCACGATCTGCATCCCGAGTACCTGTCCACGAAGTACGCGCTCGAGCTCGAAGGCATCGAGCACGTCGGCGTCCAGCATCACCACGCGCACATCGCTTCGTGCCTGGCGGACAACGGCGAGGATGGCCCGGTCCTCGGCGTCGCCTTCGACGGCACGGGTTACGGCACCGACGGCACGATCTGGGGCGGCGAGTTCCTGCTCGCGGACCTGGCCGGGTTCCAGCGCGTCGGCCACCTTCAGACCGCGCCGATGCCGGGCGGCGCCGCGGCTGTCCGCGAGCCGTGGCGCATGGCGGCAGCCCACCTCGACGCCGCCGGCCTCACCGCGGAAGACCTCAGAACCAGGCACGAAGAACACTGGGACGACGTCGTAAAAATGGCCCGCAGCGGGCTGAACTCACCGCTGACCTCCAGCGCGGGCAGGCTCTTCGACGCCGTCGCCGCCCTGCTCGGCGTGCGCGACAGCGTGAACTACGAGGGCCAGGCCGCCGTGGAGCTGGAGCAGCTGGCCGACCCCGAAGAACGCGGCACCTACCCCGTCGGCATCGACCGGAACCAAGTGTCCACAGTAGACCTAATCGGCGCCGTGGCAGAAGACCAGAAAAACCACATCCCCAAACAGATCATCGCCGCGAGGTTCCACAACAGCATCGCCGACGTCGTCGCCCGCCTCTGCGAGCAGCTCCAGGTAGCCGAAACCGTAGCCCTCTCCGGTGGCGTCTTCCAAAACGCCCTGCTCCTCGACCGGACCACAGAATTCCTGCACGACAAGGGTTTCCGGGTACTCACCCACTCCCGGGTGCCGGCGAACGACGGCGGGATCAGCTTAGGGCAGGTCGCAGTGGCAGCCGCGCGCGAAGCCACGAGTACCACGAGTCCAGCCCGTCGCCCCGGGTAG
- the hypB gene encoding hydrogenase nickel incorporation protein HypB has protein sequence MCETCGCSDDAVVHHEGHSHTVVLEQDVLAKNDHLAGHTRRRLRDQDVFAINLMSSPGAGKTTLLERTVRALGDELPFAVVEGDQETQLDASRIEATGAPVVQINTGAGCHLDATMLDSALDTLAVVPGSVLFVENVGNLVCPALFDLGEAARVVILSVTEGPGKPLKYPHMFASTDLVLLNKVDLLPYVDFDVAEFRHDLGHVNRAARVLELSATRGDGLDSWYSWLRARLPLRPALS, from the coding sequence ATGTGCGAGACCTGCGGCTGTTCGGACGACGCGGTCGTCCACCACGAGGGGCACAGCCACACCGTGGTGCTGGAACAGGACGTGCTGGCGAAAAACGACCACCTCGCCGGGCACACCCGGCGACGGCTGCGTGACCAGGACGTGTTCGCGATCAACCTGATGAGCTCACCCGGCGCCGGCAAGACCACCCTGCTGGAACGCACCGTGCGCGCGCTGGGCGACGAACTGCCGTTCGCGGTGGTGGAGGGCGACCAGGAGACGCAGCTGGACGCGTCGCGGATCGAGGCGACCGGCGCGCCCGTGGTGCAGATCAACACCGGCGCCGGCTGCCACCTCGACGCGACGATGCTGGACAGCGCGTTGGACACGCTCGCCGTCGTGCCCGGGTCGGTGCTGTTCGTGGAGAACGTCGGCAACCTGGTCTGCCCGGCGCTGTTCGACCTCGGCGAGGCCGCGCGGGTGGTGATCCTGTCCGTCACCGAAGGGCCGGGCAAACCGCTGAAGTACCCGCACATGTTCGCGTCAACGGATCTGGTGCTGCTGAACAAGGTCGATTTGCTGCCGTACGTGGATTTCGACGTCGCGGAGTTCAGGCACGATCTGGGGCACGTCAACCGCGCGGCGCGCGTGCTGGAGCTGAGCGCTACCCGGGGCGACGGGCTGGACTCGTGGTACTCGTGGCTTCGCGCGCGGCTGCCACTGCGACCTGCCCTAAGCTGA
- a CDS encoding hydrogenase maturation nickel metallochaperone HypA/HybF: MHEMSITQSVVDAVVSRLGDVEVRSVRLEIGRLSGVVPDSVRFCFDVLCLGTALEGAALEIDEPPGRAACRDCGREFGIDYPILLCPCGSADVEVLAGRQLRIKSVEVA, from the coding sequence GTGCACGAGATGTCGATCACCCAGAGCGTTGTCGACGCGGTAGTATCGCGGCTCGGTGACGTCGAGGTGCGGAGCGTACGGCTGGAAATCGGGCGGCTGTCCGGCGTGGTGCCGGACAGCGTCCGCTTCTGCTTCGACGTGCTCTGCCTGGGCACGGCGCTGGAGGGCGCGGCGCTGGAGATCGACGAGCCGCCGGGCCGCGCCGCGTGCCGGGACTGCGGCCGTGAGTTCGGCATCGACTACCCGATCCTGCTCTGCCCCTGCGGCAGCGCGGATGTCGAAGTGCTGGCCGGGCGCCAGCTGCGCATCAAGTCCGTGGAGGTGGCCTGA
- the hypE gene encoding hydrogenase expression/formation protein HypE encodes MTTTEREQQVLDRIERARRRRAKVREERITLSHGSGGKATHTLIEAVFLDAFRNPLLEPMEDAAALTIGGAKLALTTDSYVVSPLFFPGGDIGDLAVNGTVNDLAVSGARPLYLTAGFILEEGFPVEDLLKIVESMRSAALAADVQIVTGDTKVVQRGKADGVYINTAGVGVSIRSGLGVATVKPGDAVLVSGPIGDHGVTIMLARGELDIDADLESDTAPVHELVAGLLASVPGVRAMRDATRGGVATILNEVARAAEVAVVIDENAIPVRTEVRGASELLGIDPLYVACEGRIVVIVDGAQASDALAALRSHPLGADAAVIGRVADDPPGLVLLNTAFGGTRIVDMLVGDPLPRIC; translated from the coding sequence ATGACTACCACGGAACGCGAGCAGCAGGTTCTCGACCGGATCGAGCGTGCCCGGCGAAGGCGCGCGAAGGTCCGCGAGGAGCGCATCACGCTGTCGCACGGCTCCGGCGGAAAGGCGACGCACACGTTGATCGAGGCGGTGTTCCTCGACGCGTTCCGCAATCCGCTGCTGGAGCCGATGGAGGACGCCGCCGCGCTCACCATCGGCGGGGCGAAGCTGGCCCTGACCACGGACTCGTACGTGGTGTCGCCGCTGTTCTTCCCCGGCGGCGACATCGGCGACCTGGCCGTGAACGGCACGGTGAACGACCTCGCCGTCTCCGGCGCGCGGCCGCTGTACCTGACCGCGGGCTTCATCCTCGAGGAGGGCTTCCCCGTCGAGGACCTGCTGAAGATCGTCGAATCGATGCGGTCGGCGGCGCTGGCGGCGGACGTGCAGATCGTCACCGGCGACACGAAGGTGGTGCAGCGCGGGAAGGCCGACGGCGTGTACATCAACACTGCCGGCGTCGGCGTGTCCATCCGCTCAGGGCTGGGCGTCGCCACGGTGAAGCCGGGCGACGCGGTGCTGGTCTCCGGCCCGATCGGCGACCACGGCGTCACCATCATGCTGGCGCGCGGCGAACTGGACATCGACGCCGACCTGGAGTCGGACACCGCACCGGTGCACGAGCTGGTGGCCGGGCTGCTGGCGTCGGTGCCGGGGGTGCGCGCGATGCGGGACGCGACCCGCGGCGGCGTCGCGACGATCCTCAACGAGGTGGCGCGCGCGGCCGAAGTGGCGGTGGTGATCGACGAGAACGCGATCCCGGTCCGCACCGAGGTCCGCGGCGCGTCGGAGCTGCTCGGCATCGACCCGCTGTACGTCGCCTGCGAGGGCCGGATCGTGGTGATCGTCGACGGCGCCCAGGCTTCGGACGCGTTGGCGGCGCTGCGTTCGCACCCCTTGGGCGCGGACGCCGCGGTGATCGGGCGGGTCGCCGACGACCCGCCCGGGCTGGTGCTGCTGAACACGGCGTTCGGCGGCACGCGGATCGTCGACATGCTGGTGGGCGACCCGCTGCCGAGGATCTGCTAG
- the hypD gene encoding hydrogenase formation protein HypD: MRFVDEFRDADKARALSAKITALCEPGREYKFMEVCGGHTHTIYKHGLEDYLPESVQLVHGPGCPVCVIPMGRIDDAIHIARQPGVLMTSFGDMMRVPGSGGNFFDSNAEGTNIRMVYSPLDSLKIARQNPDLRVVFMAIGFETTTPSTAMTLLRAAAEGLENFSVFANHVTIIPAIKAILDSPDLRLDGFIGPGHVSTVIGCRPYEFIARDYGKPVVVAGFEPLDILQSIYMLMVQLSERRSEVENQYSRVVPWDGNQVALKAINEVMELRPFFEWRGLGFITHSAMRVREKYAAFDAERIFEVPGVRVADPKACQCGEVLKGVLKPWECKVFGTACTPETPIGTCMVSPEGACAAYYNFGRFSRKRVREASSALIRPEVGGHGLQPDRSQEPVSAVADVGSVAKGTA; encoded by the coding sequence ATGCGTTTCGTCGACGAGTTCCGGGACGCGGACAAGGCGCGCGCGCTGTCCGCGAAGATCACCGCGCTGTGTGAGCCCGGGCGCGAGTACAAGTTCATGGAGGTGTGCGGCGGGCACACGCACACCATCTACAAACACGGCCTGGAGGACTACCTGCCCGAGAGCGTGCAGCTGGTGCACGGCCCCGGCTGCCCGGTGTGCGTGATCCCGATGGGCCGGATCGACGACGCCATCCACATCGCGCGTCAGCCCGGGGTGCTGATGACCTCGTTCGGCGACATGATGCGGGTGCCCGGCTCCGGCGGGAACTTCTTCGACTCCAACGCCGAGGGCACCAACATCCGGATGGTCTACTCGCCGCTGGACTCGCTGAAGATCGCGCGGCAGAACCCGGACCTGCGGGTGGTGTTCATGGCCATCGGGTTCGAGACGACCACCCCGTCCACCGCGATGACGCTGCTGCGCGCGGCGGCCGAGGGCCTGGAGAACTTCTCCGTGTTCGCCAACCACGTGACCATCATCCCGGCGATCAAGGCCATCCTCGACTCGCCCGACCTGCGGCTCGACGGCTTCATCGGCCCGGGCCACGTGTCCACGGTGATCGGCTGCCGGCCGTACGAGTTCATCGCACGCGACTACGGCAAGCCCGTGGTGGTGGCCGGGTTCGAGCCGCTGGACATCCTGCAGTCCATCTACATGCTGATGGTGCAGCTGTCCGAGCGGCGCTCCGAAGTCGAGAACCAGTACTCGCGCGTGGTGCCGTGGGACGGGAACCAGGTGGCGCTCAAGGCGATCAACGAGGTGATGGAGCTGCGGCCGTTCTTCGAATGGCGCGGGCTCGGCTTCATCACGCACTCGGCGATGCGGGTGCGCGAGAAGTACGCGGCCTTCGACGCCGAGCGGATCTTCGAGGTGCCCGGCGTCCGGGTCGCCGACCCGAAGGCGTGCCAGTGCGGCGAGGTGCTCAAGGGCGTGCTGAAACCGTGGGAGTGCAAGGTTTTCGGCACCGCGTGCACCCCGGAGACGCCGATCGGCACCTGCATGGTCTCGCCGGAGGGCGCCTGCGCCGCGTACTACAACTTCGGCCGGTTCAGCCGTAAGCGGGTGCGGGAGGCGAGCTCGGCACTGATCCGACCGGAAGTAGGCGGACACGGGCTGCAGCCGGACCGCTCACAGGAACCCGTTTCCGCCGTAGCTGACGTCGGATCAGTGGCGAAGGGCACAGCATGA
- a CDS encoding HypC/HybG/HupF family hydrogenase formation chaperone, protein MCLGIPGEIIEISEERPDLAKVSVSGVKRTINIGLLTDDPPVPGEWILIHVGFALSKIDEAEAAAAMEFLESIGKAYEDEIAALLESRIE, encoded by the coding sequence GTGTGCCTCGGGATTCCGGGCGAGATCATCGAGATCAGCGAGGAGCGGCCGGACCTCGCGAAAGTCTCGGTCAGTGGGGTGAAGCGGACGATCAACATCGGCCTGCTCACCGACGACCCGCCGGTGCCGGGCGAGTGGATCCTGATCCACGTCGGCTTCGCACTGTCCAAAATAGACGAGGCTGAGGCCGCCGCGGCCATGGAGTTCCTGGAGAGCATCGGGAAGGCCTACGAGGACGAGATCGCCGCGTTGCTCGAATCGCGGATCGAATAG
- a CDS encoding DUF6893 family small protein: MFKRFLLLLVLVGGAAWFARLVEPDVRRYLEMSRM; this comes from the coding sequence ATGTTCAAGCGTTTCCTGCTGTTGCTCGTGCTGGTGGGCGGGGCGGCCTGGTTCGCCCGGCTGGTCGAGCCGGACGTGCGGCGGTACCTCGAGATGAGCCGGATGTAG
- a CDS encoding hydrogenase maturation protease: MRPSVLVAGIGNIFLGDDGFGVEVITRLEHTELPDWVQIADYGIAGMHLAYDLLGGYDTTILLDATPHGQPPGTLSLIEADVDDLTKAPSIDAHGMQPEAVFRLLRLLGGDAGRVLIVGCEPGSVEPGIGLSEEVQAAVPAAVRAVAELAWGTASRLPDGQKTEV; this comes from the coding sequence ATGAGACCCAGTGTACTGGTGGCCGGCATCGGCAACATCTTCCTCGGCGACGACGGGTTCGGCGTCGAGGTGATCACGCGGCTGGAGCACACCGAGCTGCCGGACTGGGTGCAGATCGCCGACTACGGCATCGCCGGCATGCACCTGGCGTACGACCTGCTCGGCGGCTACGACACCACGATCCTGCTCGACGCGACGCCGCACGGCCAGCCGCCCGGCACGCTGTCGCTGATCGAAGCGGACGTGGACGACCTGACGAAGGCGCCGTCGATCGACGCGCACGGGATGCAGCCCGAGGCCGTGTTCCGGCTGCTGCGGCTGCTCGGCGGCGACGCCGGGCGGGTGCTGATCGTCGGCTGCGAGCCGGGAAGCGTGGAGCCCGGGATCGGGCTTTCCGAGGAAGTACAGGCGGCCGTGCCGGCGGCGGTGCGCGCGGTGGCGGAACTGGCGTGGGGCACCGCCTCACGGCTGCCGGACGGACAGAAGACGGAGGTCTGA